In a genomic window of Candidatus Polarisedimenticolia bacterium:
- a CDS encoding PilZ domain-containing protein codes for MKQVLWSDPIQSRIDGGRPHFLARASLKALSAGTASVLLDVAATDRPDLIVLSDDGFEAPAAEMCHWLRADERTRDIPILAIAHDAAQAAALRQAGCNEVLDASISSEVLQETITAMLGMRLRKFPRYPVVLPVARGRFIREFLGYSNAVSEGGMGFDTLSRIRGGEQLALLIYRNTEEKPIAATGRVASVRANIDTGIGYAVGIEFLKLAEPDRGRLLELFPHDPSVVWGGDPDGAPSLDRPPKGTGIPEA; via the coding sequence GTGAAGCAAGTCCTGTGGAGTGACCCGATCCAGTCCCGGATCGACGGCGGGAGGCCTCACTTCCTCGCCAGGGCCAGCCTGAAAGCCCTTTCCGCCGGTACCGCCTCCGTCCTCCTCGATGTGGCCGCCACCGATCGTCCCGACCTGATCGTCCTGTCCGATGACGGGTTCGAGGCGCCCGCAGCCGAGATGTGCCACTGGCTGCGGGCCGACGAAAGGACCCGCGACATCCCCATACTGGCCATCGCCCACGATGCTGCTCAGGCGGCCGCCCTCAGGCAGGCCGGGTGCAACGAGGTCCTGGACGCCTCAATCTCCTCCGAGGTGCTGCAGGAGACGATCACGGCGATGCTCGGGATGCGGCTCCGCAAGTTCCCGCGCTACCCGGTGGTCCTGCCGGTGGCGAGGGGCCGGTTCATCCGTGAGTTCCTGGGGTACTCGAACGCGGTGAGCGAGGGGGGCATGGGGTTCGACACGCTCAGCCGCATCCGGGGCGGCGAGCAGCTGGCGCTTCTGATCTATCGGAACACGGAAGAGAAGCCGATCGCCGCCACCGGCCGCGTCGCCTCGGTGCGGGCGAACATCGACACTGGAATCGGCTACGCCGTGGGCATCGAGTTCCTGAAGCTGGCGGAGCCCGACCGAGGACGCCTGCTCGAGCTCTTTCCCCACGATCCGAGCGTCGTCTGGGGCGGCGATCCGGACGGCGCGCCTTCCCTCGATCGCCCTCCCAAGGGGACGGGCATTCCCGAAGCCTGA
- a CDS encoding amidohydrolase family protein: protein MITDAHLHVQPWRQFKPGALERMTAGRRDLDRIHRLFDDPAAFLRFLDEQGIDRAVLVNYVSPDVMGFTDAVNEFVGGFCRGHEDRLVAVGGVHPRLDPDPAGSLERIVETHGVRVLKLHPPHQHFFLNAYRDGGELPRLAALYERAQALGVPLMVHTGTSIFPEARNKYGDPMALDDVAVDFPGLKIIMAHGGRPLWMETCFFLMRRHANLHMDISGIPPRFLLRYFPRIEEIANKTLFGTDWPSPGVESPRRNLDAFRALNLAPEAQHAILEGTAETIFARR, encoded by the coding sequence ATGATCACCGACGCCCACCTCCACGTCCAGCCCTGGCGGCAATTCAAGCCTGGCGCCCTCGAGCGGATGACGGCCGGGCGCCGCGATCTCGACCGGATCCATCGTCTGTTCGACGACCCGGCGGCGTTCCTGAGGTTCCTCGACGAGCAGGGGATCGACCGCGCCGTCCTGGTCAACTACGTCAGCCCCGACGTCATGGGCTTCACCGACGCGGTCAACGAGTTCGTCGGGGGCTTCTGTCGCGGGCACGAGGATCGCCTGGTGGCCGTCGGCGGCGTCCACCCGCGGCTCGATCCCGATCCGGCCGGATCGCTCGAGCGGATCGTCGAGACCCACGGCGTGCGCGTGCTCAAGCTGCACCCGCCGCACCAGCATTTCTTCCTGAACGCCTACCGCGACGGCGGCGAGCTCCCGCGGCTCGCCGCGCTCTACGAACGGGCCCAGGCCCTGGGCGTGCCGCTGATGGTCCATACGGGCACGTCGATCTTCCCCGAGGCGCGCAACAAGTACGGGGATCCGATGGCCCTCGACGACGTGGCGGTCGATTTCCCGGGCCTCAAGATCATCATGGCCCACGGCGGACGGCCGCTCTGGATGGAGACCTGCTTCTTCCTGATGCGCCGCCACGCGAATCTGCACATGGACATCTCCGGCATCCCGCCGCGCTTTCTCTTGCGCTACTTCCCGCGGATCGAAGAGATCGCCAACAAGACCCTGTTCGGAACCGACTGGCCGAGCCCGGGCGTCGAAAGCCCGCGCCGGAACCTGGACGCGTTTCGCGCCCTGAATCTCGCGCCGGAGGCCCAGCACGCGATCCTGGAAGGAACGGCGGAGACGATCTTCGCGCGGCGCTGA
- a CDS encoding enoyl-CoA hydratase-related protein translates to MTARRARTSPRPGPGRKSAAGATRFRTIRLESREGIAVVTLDRPQARNAISQDVVDELRAALGLLARDPGTRALIVTGAGAAVFASGADIRELRQRGAADALRGINSSLFLDIERFPLPTIAAVNGYALGGGCELAIACDLRIASESARFGQPEVGLGIIPAAGATYRLPRLIGSGRAKEMILTGRIIDAPEALRIGLVNRVVPGDRLLEEARSTAALIARKGPLAVRAAKLALQAALHGTDAGHAAERLAQAILFESADKREGMTAFLEGRRPRFKGR, encoded by the coding sequence ATGACGGCGCGACGCGCTCGCACGTCGCCGCGCCCGGGGCCAGGCCGGAAGAGCGCCGCCGGCGCGACCCGCTTCCGCACCATCCGCCTGGAATCGCGCGAGGGGATCGCCGTCGTCACGCTCGATCGTCCCCAGGCGCGGAACGCCATCAGCCAGGACGTCGTGGACGAGCTGCGCGCCGCGCTCGGCCTCCTGGCGCGCGACCCGGGGACGAGGGCCCTGATCGTCACCGGCGCGGGAGCGGCCGTGTTCGCCTCGGGCGCCGATATCCGCGAGCTGCGGCAACGGGGCGCCGCCGACGCGCTGCGCGGCATCAACTCGAGCCTGTTCCTCGACATCGAACGGTTTCCCCTGCCGACCATCGCCGCCGTGAACGGCTACGCGCTCGGGGGCGGCTGCGAGCTGGCGATCGCCTGCGATCTGCGCATCGCCTCCGAGTCGGCCCGCTTCGGCCAACCGGAGGTCGGCCTGGGGATCATCCCCGCCGCCGGGGCGACGTACCGGCTCCCCCGCCTCATCGGCTCCGGGAGGGCGAAGGAGATGATCCTGACGGGCCGGATCATCGACGCCCCCGAGGCGCTGCGCATCGGCCTGGTGAACCGTGTCGTGCCCGGCGACCGCCTTCTGGAGGAGGCGCGCTCGACCGCCGCGCTTATCGCCCGCAAGGGGCCGCTGGCGGTGCGGGCCGCGAAGCTCGCCCTTCAGGCCGCGCTCCACGGGACGGACGCGGGCCACGCCGCCGAGCGCCTGGCGCAGGCGATCCTCTTCGAGTCGGCCGACAAGCGCGAGGGGATGACCGCCTTCCTCGAAGGGCGGCGGCCGCGATTCAAGGGGCGCTGA